A window of the Dyadobacter pollutisoli genome harbors these coding sequences:
- the dapF gene encoding diaminopimelate epimerase yields the protein MSIPFYKYQGTGNDFVLIDDRSQTFPVSKALIASICHRRFGVGSDGLILLQNAEGYDFKMVYFNADGGEGSMCGNGGRCVVRFANDLGLFSDSTKFIAVDGEHEASVSGDTIRLKMSNVKEVAQYDEFDFINTGSPHYITYVDHIEEVDVVNIGSEIRYGSVYGPKGGTNVNFVEVIEDNHLSVRTYERGVEDETFSCGTGVTACALSAHLHKGWAGPVTVETIGGTLEVAYHETAPGEFSDIYLIGPAVKVFEGNLDI from the coding sequence ATGAGCATTCCATTTTATAAATACCAGGGTACAGGAAACGATTTTGTACTGATCGATGACCGGAGCCAAACATTCCCCGTTTCAAAAGCATTGATCGCATCCATTTGCCATCGCCGCTTCGGCGTAGGATCGGATGGTCTCATTCTGCTTCAAAATGCTGAAGGTTACGATTTCAAAATGGTATACTTCAATGCCGATGGGGGTGAAGGTAGCATGTGTGGTAATGGAGGAAGGTGTGTGGTCAGGTTTGCCAATGATCTCGGACTGTTTTCGGATAGTACTAAGTTCATTGCGGTTGACGGGGAGCATGAAGCCAGCGTTTCAGGGGATACTATCCGCTTGAAAATGTCGAATGTAAAAGAAGTGGCACAATATGACGAGTTCGACTTTATCAATACGGGTTCTCCACATTACATTACTTACGTGGATCATATAGAGGAGGTTGATGTAGTGAATATTGGCAGTGAGATCCGGTACGGTTCAGTATATGGCCCGAAAGGTGGTACCAATGTGAACTTTGTAGAGGTTATCGAAGACAATCATCTGAGCGTTCGCACTTATGAGCGCGGTGTGGAGGATGAAACCTTTTCGTGCGGTACAGGCGTGACGGCTTGTGCGTTATCAGCGCACTTGCATAAAGGTTGGGCTGGACCTGTTACTGTGGAAACGATTGGAGGCACTCTGGAAGTTGCTTACCATGAAACCGCTCCCGGCGAATTCAGTGATATATATCTGATCGGCCCTGCAGTGAAGGTTTTTGAAGGGAATTTAGACATTTAA
- a CDS encoding rhodanese-like domain-containing protein, giving the protein MAKNTYTDIDLQKAQQLSKEPGAVLVDVRETWEFEEFNEGGINIPLAEIREKRDWLVAYQTIIVICTNGVRSKVAAMDYCRVPEWAAKQIFHVKGGIIEAE; this is encoded by the coding sequence ATGGCAAAAAATACCTATACTGACATTGATTTACAAAAAGCGCAGCAGCTGAGTAAAGAGCCCGGCGCGGTACTCGTGGATGTACGCGAGACCTGGGAATTCGAAGAATTTAATGAGGGCGGGATTAACATTCCGCTGGCAGAAATCAGAGAAAAACGCGATTGGCTAGTCGCTTACCAGACTATCATCGTGATTTGTACCAATGGCGTGAGAAGCAAAGTAGCAGCCATGGATTACTGCCGGGTGCCGGAATGGGCTGCTAAGCAGATTTTCCATGTCAAAGGTGGGATTATTGAGGCAGAGTAG
- a CDS encoding cytochrome c maturation protein CcmE domain-containing protein, protein MKKIQIFGLVIIAVAIGIIVSTAGDASTYVDFTKAKEMAQDGDNESIHVVGKLKKDVAGRIVEMEYKPEIDPNYFVFTLVDNQNVEQRVIYKNTKPQDFDKSEQVVVVGKMKDGAFSAEKILMKCPSKYENGKMETTEHTATKS, encoded by the coding sequence ATGAAAAAGATCCAGATATTCGGCCTAGTGATCATCGCAGTTGCCATTGGAATTATTGTTTCAACGGCCGGCGACGCCAGTACCTATGTCGATTTTACGAAAGCAAAGGAAATGGCGCAGGATGGCGACAATGAAAGCATTCACGTCGTTGGTAAATTGAAAAAAGACGTTGCCGGTAGGATCGTAGAAATGGAGTACAAACCCGAGATCGACCCTAACTACTTCGTTTTCACATTGGTAGACAACCAGAATGTGGAACAGAGAGTAATTTATAAAAATACCAAACCACAGGATTTTGACAAATCCGAACAGGTTGTTGTAGTTGGAAAAATGAAAGACGGTGCTTTTTCCGCTGAAAAAATACTAATGAAGTGCCCCTCGAAATACGAGAACGGTAAAATGGAAACCACTGAACATACCGCTACAAAATCATGA
- the rplS gene encoding 50S ribosomal protein L19, whose amino-acid sequence MSELIKLVEATIENRKSEYPEFTSGDTINVHVKIREGNKERIQQFQGTVMQRRNLSASGETFTVRKISNGIAVERVFPILSPSIAKIELIRRGKVRRARLFFLRGRQGKAARIKELKVSK is encoded by the coding sequence ATGAGCGAACTTATTAAACTCGTAGAAGCTACGATTGAAAATCGTAAATCCGAGTATCCTGAATTTACTTCAGGCGACACGATCAACGTACACGTTAAGATCCGCGAAGGTAACAAAGAGCGTATCCAGCAGTTTCAGGGTACGGTAATGCAACGTCGTAATCTTAGCGCAAGCGGTGAAACTTTCACTGTACGTAAAATCTCAAACGGCATTGCTGTTGAACGTGTTTTCCCAATCCTTTCACCAAGTATCGCAAAAATCGAATTGATTCGTCGCGGTAAGGTGCGTCGTGCCCGTCTGTTCTTCTTACGCGGCCGTCAGGGTAAAGCCGCTCGTATTAAAGAGCTTAAAGTATCGAAGTAA
- a CDS encoding heme exporter protein CcmB: protein MNNILNEIKTLIWKEVTLEWRQKYALSGMLLYVVSTVFVCYLSFNLRRNQLTPIVWNTLFWIILLFTAVNAIAKSFSQERYGRLLYYYNLCSPQAIIISKIIYNSFIMLLLSAFGFIFYTFVMGNSVQDMGLFVICIVLAAIGFASVLTLVAGIASKADNSATLMAVLSFPIILPMLLMTIKLSKNALDGLDWSVSTDEITTLLSIDLIVITLSILLFPYLWRS from the coding sequence TTGAATAACATCTTGAACGAGATCAAAACCCTTATCTGGAAAGAAGTAACACTGGAATGGAGGCAAAAATACGCATTAAGCGGAATGCTGCTCTACGTTGTCAGTACCGTTTTTGTGTGTTACCTAAGTTTCAATCTCAGAAGGAACCAACTCACTCCTATCGTCTGGAATACACTTTTCTGGATCATTTTGCTTTTCACCGCGGTTAATGCCATCGCCAAAAGCTTTTCACAGGAACGGTACGGCCGGTTGCTGTACTATTACAACCTGTGCAGTCCGCAGGCGATTATCATTTCCAAAATCATTTACAACTCATTCATTATGTTGTTGTTATCTGCATTTGGATTTATTTTTTACACGTTTGTAATGGGCAATTCGGTTCAGGATATGGGCCTGTTTGTGATCTGTATCGTACTGGCCGCCATCGGGTTTGCCTCGGTATTGACATTGGTAGCAGGCATTGCATCCAAAGCTGACAACAGCGCTACATTAATGGCCGTACTTAGTTTCCCGATCATTCTGCCTATGTTATTGATGACCATCAAACTGTCAAAAAATGCATTGGACGGGCTGGACTGGTCGGTTAGCACGGACGAAATCACCACACTATTATCCATTGACCTCATAGTAATTACGCTCAGCATTCTGCTTTTTCCTTATTTATGGAGAAGCTGA
- a CDS encoding DEAD/DEAH box helicase: MTFQDLKLIEPIAKALQEEGYNTPTPIQAKAIPIILEQRDLLGCAQTGTGKTAAFAIPMLQLLHDNPVGKFEKSRIRALILTPTRELAIQIGESFAAYGRHTRVKHTVVFGGVGQKPQTDALQRGVDVLIATPGRLLDLINQGFIKLNLLEFFVLDEADRMLDMGFVHDVKKIIKLLPAKRQSLFFSATMPPAIVTLANTILRNPTKVEVTPVSSTADTIRQSVFFVDKSDKNSLLLHILQDQTIATALVFTRTKHGADKVVKVLRKAGVTSEAIHGNKSQNARQNALKNFKSQTTRVLVATDIAARGIDVDDLTHVINYEIPNIPETYVHRIGRTGRAGAKGTAFSFCDREEKTFLKDIHKLIAKNIPVVNDHPYAVR, from the coding sequence ATGACATTTCAAGATTTAAAACTCATTGAGCCTATTGCTAAGGCTCTGCAAGAAGAAGGATACAATACTCCCACACCTATTCAGGCAAAGGCTATTCCAATTATTTTAGAGCAAAGGGACTTGTTGGGCTGTGCCCAGACCGGTACGGGAAAAACCGCGGCATTTGCCATTCCAATGTTGCAACTCCTTCATGATAATCCTGTTGGCAAATTTGAAAAAAGCCGCATCAGGGCGCTCATACTGACTCCAACGCGCGAACTTGCTATCCAGATCGGAGAAAGTTTTGCGGCATACGGACGTCACACACGTGTAAAACATACCGTAGTTTTCGGAGGTGTAGGTCAAAAACCTCAGACCGACGCATTGCAAAGAGGTGTTGATGTACTGATCGCCACGCCGGGAAGATTACTGGATTTGATCAATCAGGGCTTCATTAAATTGAACCTGCTTGAATTTTTTGTTCTGGATGAAGCGGACCGTATGCTGGACATGGGATTTGTTCACGACGTGAAGAAAATTATCAAATTGCTTCCAGCGAAAAGACAATCCCTGTTTTTCTCAGCCACTATGCCACCGGCCATTGTTACATTGGCAAACACGATACTGAGAAACCCTACGAAAGTGGAGGTTACACCGGTGTCTTCGACAGCTGATACCATCCGCCAATCCGTATTTTTTGTTGATAAATCGGATAAAAATTCTCTGCTGCTGCATATTTTGCAAGACCAAACTATTGCTACTGCATTAGTTTTCACGAGAACGAAGCACGGTGCGGACAAAGTAGTGAAAGTACTGAGAAAAGCTGGCGTAACATCGGAGGCGATTCATGGTAACAAATCACAAAATGCACGTCAGAATGCATTGAAGAACTTCAAAAGCCAGACGACACGTGTTTTAGTTGCTACCGACATTGCTGCCAGAGGTATTGATGTAGATGATCTGACACATGTGATCAATTACGAAATCCCGAATATTCCAGAAACCTACGTCCACAGAATCGGGCGCACAGGCCGTGCAGGAGCAAAAGGAACGGCATTTTCGTTTTGTGACCGGGAAGAAAAAACATTCTTGAAGGATATTCACAAACTGATCGCCAAGAATATTCCGGTAGTTAATGATCATCCTTATGCAGTAAGATAA
- a CDS encoding NAD(P)H-hydrate dehydratase has translation MKIFNVEQIRSLDTYTIQNEPISSLDLMERASNAFIRWFCNQFVNTRPVRIFCGKGNNGGDGLAIARILSTHSYDVKVYIAEYSANATPDFQSNLERLQNHLKPESIHRIADFPSIAPNAICIDALLGSGLSRPVEGLLAEIIGSLNKLPNNLVSVDIASGLYADKPNGKGDTIIEPDFTVSFQLPKLAFMLPQNATYTGDWHLVDIGLSENYIRKTPTPLHYTDKQTAEELIKPRQKFSHKGTYGHALLIAGSFGKMGAAVLSGKACLRSGIGLLTMHSPGCGYDILQISIPEAMAVMDNNHKTISQLPELDAYSAIGIGPGIGQDEATVKVMEQLLETIKVPLIIDADGLNILSQNRSLLDKLPENTILTPHPKEFQRLAGESKNEYERLELGKDFARKYRVIICLKGANTAVILPNGDIHFNSTGNAGMATGGTGDVLTGIITSLLAQKYSPEHAAILGVYEHGLAGDRAAEQKGQSALIASDVVDCLGW, from the coding sequence ATGAAGATCTTCAACGTAGAACAAATCCGTTCACTAGACACCTATACCATTCAAAATGAACCGATTTCATCACTAGATTTGATGGAACGCGCCTCGAATGCATTTATCCGGTGGTTTTGTAATCAGTTTGTGAACACCCGCCCTGTCCGTATATTTTGTGGAAAAGGGAACAACGGAGGGGACGGACTGGCCATTGCGAGAATTTTATCAACTCACAGCTATGATGTAAAAGTGTACATTGCCGAATACAGCGCCAATGCTACCCCGGACTTTCAAAGCAATCTGGAAAGACTTCAAAACCACTTAAAACCCGAAAGCATTCATCGGATAGCAGATTTCCCATCCATTGCTCCAAATGCGATTTGTATCGATGCGCTGCTTGGTTCGGGCCTGTCGCGACCCGTTGAAGGCTTATTGGCAGAAATCATTGGTTCATTGAACAAATTGCCCAATAACCTGGTCTCCGTTGATATTGCAAGCGGTTTGTATGCCGACAAACCAAATGGCAAAGGCGACACCATCATTGAACCCGACTTTACGGTGTCATTCCAGCTTCCCAAACTCGCCTTCATGCTACCCCAAAATGCTACTTATACCGGCGACTGGCATTTGGTGGACATTGGACTAAGTGAAAATTATATCCGCAAAACTCCTACTCCATTACATTATACAGACAAACAAACGGCGGAAGAACTCATTAAGCCCAGGCAGAAATTCTCCCATAAAGGAACATACGGCCATGCACTGCTCATCGCAGGTAGTTTTGGTAAGATGGGCGCGGCCGTACTTTCAGGCAAGGCCTGCCTACGATCGGGAATAGGTTTATTGACCATGCATTCGCCTGGCTGCGGGTACGATATACTACAAATCTCTATTCCCGAAGCAATGGCTGTCATGGATAATAACCATAAAACCATCAGCCAGTTACCCGAACTGGACGCCTATTCGGCCATAGGTATCGGACCAGGGATTGGGCAGGATGAGGCTACTGTTAAAGTAATGGAGCAGCTTCTTGAAACGATAAAAGTGCCTCTGATTATTGACGCGGATGGACTTAATATTTTGTCACAAAATCGCTCTTTACTTGACAAATTACCTGAGAACACCATTTTAACACCTCATCCAAAGGAATTTCAGCGGCTTGCCGGTGAAAGTAAAAATGAATATGAGCGACTAGAACTCGGCAAAGATTTTGCCAGAAAGTATAGGGTTATCATTTGCCTAAAAGGCGCAAACACCGCTGTCATTCTTCCAAATGGCGACATTCATTTCAATTCTACCGGAAATGCCGGAATGGCAACAGGTGGTACCGGTGATGTACTGACAGGCATCATTACTAGTTTATTAGCCCAAAAATACAGTCCCGAGCATGCTGCTATTCTGGGAGTTTACGAGCACGGCCTTGCCGGCGACCGCGCAGCCGAACAAAAAGGCCAAAGCGCCCTGATCGCCTCGGATGTTGTGGATTGTTTAGGCTGGTAG
- the ccsA gene encoding cytochrome c biogenesis protein CcsA — MRKIWWKILCIVIIFYVIVMGIMGPVPRLPIINESIRNTYFHVALWFAMTILLFTSMIFSVKYLNKGLIKNDDIASELAKSAIFFGILGCLTGSTWANYTWGDPWPNDPKLNGAAIGILIYLAYLLLRSSFEDEQRKARISSVYNIFAFAVFIPIIYILPRLTDSLHPGSGGNSTFGSYDIDNDIRKVLYPAVIGYVLLGLWLAELRIRIKRINRIREEAIITADRA; from the coding sequence ATGAGAAAGATCTGGTGGAAAATCCTCTGCATCGTCATCATATTCTATGTGATCGTGATGGGAATAATGGGACCTGTTCCACGTCTACCTATTATCAATGAAAGTATCCGTAACACCTACTTTCATGTTGCGCTATGGTTTGCCATGACCATACTCCTTTTCACATCCATGATATTTTCCGTCAAATATCTAAACAAGGGACTCATCAAGAATGATGATATCGCAAGCGAGCTTGCCAAATCCGCCATCTTTTTTGGAATACTTGGTTGTCTGACGGGTTCTACCTGGGCCAATTATACTTGGGGTGATCCTTGGCCGAATGATCCAAAATTGAATGGGGCCGCTATCGGAATATTGATTTACCTCGCATACCTTTTACTGAGGAGCTCTTTTGAAGACGAGCAGCGAAAAGCCCGCATTTCGTCGGTTTACAACATTTTCGCCTTCGCTGTATTTATCCCCATCATTTATATACTCCCCCGCCTGACAGACTCACTGCATCCGGGAAGTGGTGGAAACAGCACGTTTGGATCCTACGACATTGACAATGATATTAGAAAAGTTCTATATCCTGCTGTCATCGGCTATGTGTTACTGGGTCTTTGGCTTGCTGAGCTGCGGATCAGGATTAAGAGAATTAACCGCATCCGTGAAGAAGCGATCATTACCGCCGACAGAGCTTAA
- a CDS encoding FeoA family protein: MSARTVSHLRKGEKGIIKSFNNRAMSLKLLEMGCLPGCEVRLDAIAPFGDPICINVGGCYSLSLRLNEASVIELE, translated from the coding sequence ATGTCTGCTCGTACAGTTTCTCATCTCAGAAAGGGTGAAAAGGGGATTATTAAGTCTTTTAATAACCGGGCAATGTCTTTGAAATTGCTTGAAATGGGCTGCCTTCCCGGTTGTGAGGTCCGGCTGGACGCGATTGCTCCTTTTGGAGATCCTATCTGTATCAATGTAGGAGGATGCTACAGTTTGTCCCTGCGCCTGAACGAAGCTTCAGTGATTGAATTAGAGTAA
- a CDS encoding CcmD family protein: protein MKRITLILLTLFLISGNLMAQASEAVPMADKLREDGKIWVVVAVIAVIFAGIAVNMLRIDAKLRKIEKELNIK, encoded by the coding sequence ATGAAAAGAATCACCCTTATCCTCTTAACCCTGTTTCTAATATCAGGAAATTTGATGGCTCAGGCGTCAGAAGCGGTACCCATGGCAGACAAGCTACGTGAGGATGGCAAAATATGGGTTGTGGTGGCTGTAATTGCAGTCATTTTTGCTGGAATCGCGGTGAATATGCTTAGGATAGATGCTAAGCTCAGAAAAATTGAAAAGGAACTAAATATCAAGTAG
- the feoB gene encoding ferrous iron transport protein B: MKQVNIKVALVGNPNAGKSTLFNDLTGLRQKTGNFPGVTVEKKSGTFRINAEEVSNVTLVDLPGTYSIYPKSKDETVVMDILANPKHPDFPDVVIVVADASNLQRNLLLFTEISDLGIPSVLALNMLDVAASMNLTVNAVQLAMQLNVPVVRINARTGEGVNNLKEAVRQVARSSNKRAMQYFYEPKGHEMELIEEVKGLYQLDNDYVALQYVCQHDNFSFLEQPVRAKLDTLIEKYGFDENNFLAEETVARYEKIKPIVSKAVKSEGASERPFWTRKLDSILLHQVWGYVIFALVLLLVFQAIFAWATFFSDWLDATAAQGIEWVKVTLPEGVLNDLITDGILAGIAGIIVFIPQIAILFALVSILEESGYMARVMVIMDKLMRRFGLNGRSVVPLISGVACAVPAIMTTRSISSRYERLLTILVTPLMSCSARLPIYTILIALIVPANEMVGIFSMQGLILFGLYFLGLVGALASAWLLSLFIPRKEPSYFMLEMPSYKLPRWRHVGFAMYESVKSFVLEAGKVIMAISIILWVLASYGPGDNMDVAEQQTIAAMPNASQEQIEAAVASIRLETSYAGEFGHFIEPVIKPLGYDWKIGIALLASFAAREVFVGTMATIYSISGDSEDVPTVKQRLVQERNPDTGGQMFTPAVCYSLLMFYVFAMMCMSTIAVVYRETHGWKWPLIQLAYLTVLAYVSAFAAYQLLS; this comes from the coding sequence TTGAAACAAGTAAATATAAAAGTTGCGCTGGTAGGTAACCCCAATGCCGGCAAGTCCACCTTATTTAATGACCTAACAGGTTTGCGTCAAAAAACCGGGAATTTCCCTGGCGTAACAGTTGAAAAAAAATCCGGTACTTTCCGTATCAATGCAGAGGAAGTTTCCAATGTAACCCTGGTCGATTTGCCGGGAACTTACAGTATTTATCCCAAATCGAAGGACGAAACCGTGGTCATGGATATCCTGGCCAACCCCAAACATCCTGATTTTCCGGACGTGGTAATAGTTGTTGCCGATGCCTCCAACCTGCAAAGAAACCTGCTTCTTTTTACTGAAATCAGCGATTTGGGCATACCGTCCGTACTTGCCCTGAACATGCTTGATGTGGCTGCGAGTATGAATCTGACAGTGAATGCGGTTCAGCTAGCGATGCAGTTGAATGTTCCCGTGGTTCGGATCAATGCGAGAACCGGAGAAGGAGTTAACAATTTGAAAGAAGCTGTCCGGCAGGTGGCGCGGTCCAGCAACAAGCGGGCTATGCAATATTTTTATGAGCCAAAAGGCCACGAAATGGAGTTGATAGAAGAAGTGAAGGGTTTGTATCAACTTGATAATGATTACGTTGCCCTGCAATATGTTTGTCAGCATGACAATTTTTCATTTCTGGAACAACCCGTCCGTGCCAAGCTGGATACATTAATTGAAAAATACGGATTTGATGAAAATAATTTCCTTGCCGAAGAAACGGTCGCGCGCTACGAGAAGATAAAACCTATTGTAAGCAAAGCAGTTAAGTCAGAAGGAGCCTCAGAACGGCCTTTCTGGACGCGAAAACTGGATAGCATTCTGCTGCATCAGGTTTGGGGATATGTCATTTTTGCCCTGGTGTTGTTGCTCGTTTTTCAAGCGATTTTTGCGTGGGCCACGTTTTTCAGCGACTGGCTGGACGCAACAGCCGCACAGGGCATTGAATGGGTAAAAGTAACCTTGCCCGAAGGCGTTTTGAATGATTTGATCACGGATGGCATCCTCGCGGGGATCGCAGGAATTATAGTCTTTATCCCTCAGATCGCCATTCTATTCGCATTGGTTTCGATTTTGGAAGAGTCGGGTTATATGGCCCGGGTGATGGTGATTATGGATAAGTTGATGCGACGTTTTGGTTTGAATGGACGGAGTGTTGTCCCGCTTATCTCGGGAGTGGCTTGTGCAGTCCCTGCGATCATGACCACAAGAAGTATCAGCAGCAGATATGAGCGTTTGCTAACCATTTTGGTCACTCCTTTAATGAGTTGCTCTGCCCGTTTGCCTATTTACACTATCCTCATTGCACTGATAGTTCCTGCAAATGAGATGGTTGGTATTTTTAGTATGCAGGGTCTGATATTGTTTGGGCTGTATTTTCTGGGTCTGGTCGGAGCACTGGCGTCTGCCTGGTTGCTTTCGCTTTTTATTCCGAGAAAAGAGCCCAGCTATTTTATGTTGGAAATGCCGTCTTACAAATTGCCGCGCTGGCGACATGTTGGTTTTGCGATGTATGAAAGTGTAAAGTCATTTGTACTGGAAGCCGGAAAAGTGATTATGGCTATCTCCATTATTTTGTGGGTGCTGGCTTCATATGGCCCCGGTGATAATATGGATGTAGCGGAGCAGCAGACGATAGCAGCAATGCCTAATGCTTCACAGGAACAAATAGAGGCAGCCGTTGCATCTATCCGGCTTGAAACTTCCTACGCAGGTGAGTTCGGGCACTTTATCGAGCCGGTTATCAAGCCACTGGGATATGACTGGAAAATTGGTATCGCATTATTAGCGTCATTTGCCGCGCGGGAAGTGTTTGTAGGAACTATGGCGACTATTTACAGCATCAGCGGCGATTCGGAGGATGTGCCTACTGTTAAGCAAAGGTTGGTTCAGGAGAGAAACCCGGATACCGGTGGGCAGATGTTTACACCAGCTGTCTGCTATTCATTGCTGATGTTTTATGTTTTTGCCATGATGTGTATGAGTACGATCGCGGTGGTGTATCGCGAAACCCACGGCTGGAAATGGCCATTAATTCAGCTAGCCTATCTCACGGTGCTGGCGTATGTTTCAGCTTTCGCGGCTTATCAGTTGCTGAGTTGA